A window of the Trichoderma asperellum chromosome 4, complete sequence genome harbors these coding sequences:
- a CDS encoding uncharacterized protein (CAZy:GT20), with translation MTVFICSLFLPKTVQFSLPGNSRRRHTISKRQGAFAPAQPPAVDVTPSLFTRQPDITPPHTPVDEPTTPDPFANEDGFRIQFPHSDNSPADKGSKSWGGRADQPKSRANTPPPADIFESRRTLQKATELGRRGIVKPRALMRSESHDKVFASAQWRVVNADQGNGGLRNAAMAAARDGKLSDYTWVGTLGMPTDALEGTQQKQDIEDTLATEHDMLPVFCSDKDFDGHYSHFCKQMLWPVFHYQIPDNPKSKAYEDHSWKYYVNVNQAFADKIIQNWKHGDVIWIHDYHLLLVPGMIRKKLPEAKIGFFLHVAFPSSEVFRCLAVRKELLEGMLGANLIGFQIQEYTRHFLLTCSRILTVEATPEGLQLEDRFVDVVHLAIGIDPISLNKHRAEPEVMKWLSVMQERYQGKKLIVARDKLDHVRGVRQKLLAYELFLNKNPEWRENTVLIQVALSSGEPSELDAAVSDIVTRVNSSWANLAYQPVVYLKQDIDYAQYLALLSIADALMITSQREGMNLTSHEYLFCQDGKILPDKKHGSLILSEFTGTSSLFGKNELSVNPWDYRQCADAIKQALEMGEEEKTRRWENLYKCVVHQTGSHWFTELLGHLDRSYDEQHKRDQTYVPRLSMNSVSAQYASAQRRLFILDYEGTLVSWGPVNQIIPVSPQRTLDVLNDLLLDERNTVYVMSGRRPEELDRVFRRVPNLGLIAENGCFLKDCGSDEWLEMADASQITNWKESVKPIMQYYLERTPGSQIEERRCSLLFHYNNAEDYDTASRQASDCASHVNDACESQRVHALAADGAILVEPLDWTKCTAAQRVFEQLSKSVKSDEAHGKPVDFLMVVGDGREDEKVFKWANNLGSQEKIEHVVTVSLGSRSTEATATLTQGVSGKFSVS, from the exons ATGACTGTCTTTATCTGCTCTCT ATTCCTCCCCAAAACCGTCCAATTCAGCCTTCCAGGCAACTCTCGCCGCCGACACACAATCTCAAAGCGCCAAGGGGCTTTTGCGCCAGCACAGCCGCCAGCCGTCGATGTCACGCCCAGTCTCTTCACCCGACAGCCCGACATCACCCCTCCTCACACCCCGGTCGACGAACCCACTACGCCCGATCCATTCGCCAACGAAGATGGCTTCCGCATCCAATTCCCGCACAGCGACAACTCGCCCGCCGACAAGGGCTCCAAGTCCTGGGGCGGCCGCGCTGACCAGCCCAAGTCGCGTGCCAacacgccgccgccggccgACATCTTCGAGAGCCGCCGGACGCTGCAAAAGGCTACGGAGCTGGGCCGCCGCGGCATCGTCAAGCCCCGGGCTCTGATGCGCAGCGAGAGCCATGATAAGGTCTTTGCTTCGGCCCAGTGGCGTGTGGTCAATGCCGACCAGGGCAATGGCGGTCTTCGCAacgccgccatggctgctgcccgTGACGGAAAACTGTCTGACTACACTTGGGTTGGCACACTCGGTATGCCCACTGATGCCCTCGAGGGTACTCAGCAGAAGCAGGACATTGAAGATACCCTGGCCACTGAGCACGACATGCTGCCCGTCTTCTGCTCCGACAAGGACTTTGACGGCCACTACAGCCACTTCTGCAAGCAGATGCTGTGGCCCGTCTTCCACTACCAGATCCCCGATAACCCCAAGAGCAAAGCATACGAGGACCATTCATGGAAGTACTACGTCAATGTCAACCAGGCATTCGCCGACAAGATTATCCAGAACTGGAAGCACGGTGATGTCATCTGGATCCACGACTACCACCTGCTGCTCGTGCCTGGCATGATCCGCAAGAAGCTGCCCGAGGCCAAGATTGGCTTCTTCCTGCACGTTGCCTTTCCCTCATCCGAAGTCTTCCGCTGTCTTGCTGTTCGCAAGGAGCTCCTCGAGGGTATGCTAGGAGCCAACCTCATCGGTTTCCAGATCCAAGAGTACACACGGCATTTCCTGCTTACTTGCAGTCGCATCCTCACCGTAGAGGCAACACCGGAAGGCCTGCAGCTGGAAGACCGCTTCGTTGATGTTGTGCATCTCGCCATTGGTATTGACCCCATCAGCTTGAACAAGCACCGTGCAGAGCCGGAGGTCATGAAGTGGCTCTCCGTCATGCAAGAGCGCTACCAAGGCAAGAAGCTTATCGTTGCGCGAGACAAGCTCGACCATGTTCGCGGAGTCAGACAGAAGTTGTTGGCATACGAGCTGTTCCTGAATAAGAATCCGGAATGGCGTGAGAACACTGTCTTGATTCAAGTGGCCCTATCATCAGGCGAGCCCAGtgagcttgatgctgctgtctcGGATATCGTTACACGCGTAAACTCATCGTGGGCAAATCTGGCTTATCAACCCGTGGTATATCTCAAGCAGGATATCGACTACGCCCAGTACCTCGCGCTCCTTTCCATCGCCGATGCGCTCATGATCACCAGTCAGCGTGAAGGCATGAATCTCACCTCGCATGAGTACCTCTTCTGTCAGGACGGTAAGATCCTCCCTGATAAGAAGCATGGTTCCCTCATCTTGTCCGAGTTCACCGGCACGTCATCACTCTTTGGAAAGAATGAGCTTTCGGTAAATCCTTGGGACTACCGACAGTGTGCCGATGCCATCAAGCAGGCGCTCGAGATGGGTGAGGAGGAAAAGACGCGCCGGTGGGAAAACCTCTACAAGTGTGTCGTGCACCAGACGGGTTCTCACTGGTTCACCGAGCTCCTCGGTCATCTCGATCGATCATACGACGAGCAGCACAAGCGCGACCAGACCTATGTGCCTCGCCTCTCGATGAACTCGGTTTCTGCTCAGTACGCGAGTGCACAGCGACGACTCTTTATCTTGGATTACGAGGGCACACTCGTCAGCTGGGGCCCCGTCAATCAAATTATCCCGGTCAGCCCGCAGCGGACCCTAGACGTGCTCAATGACTTGCTGCTGGATGAACGCAACACCGTCTACGTCATGTCGGGCCGGCGGCCGGAGGAGCTGGATCGTGTGTTCCGACGTGTGCCGAACCTGGGCTTGATTGCTGAGAACGGCTGCTTCCTCAAGGACTGCGGCAGTGACGagtggctggagatggctgatGCGTCTCAAATTACAAACTGGAAGGAATCCGTCAAGCCCATCATGCAGTACTATCTCGAGAGAACACCAGGCTCCCAAATCGAAGAGCGACGCTGCAGCCTCCTCTTTCACTACAACAATGCCGAAGACTATGACACAGCCTCGCGCCAGGCTTCTGACTGTGCCAGCCACGTCAACGACGCCTGTGAGTCGCAGCGGGTGCATGCCTTGGCAGCAGACGGCGCCATCCTTGTCGAACCGCTGGACTGGACCAAGTGCACTGCGGCGCAACGTGTGTTTGAGCAGTTGAGCAAGAGCGTAAAGTCAGATGAGGCGCACGGAAAACCTGTTGACTTCCTCATGGTTGTTGGTGACGGCCGAGAAGACGAAAAAGTGTTCAAATGGGCCAACAACCTGGGTAGCCAAGAAAAGATTGAGCATGTTGTGACGGTTAGCCTTGGCAGCCGAAGCACTGAGGCGACGGCCACCTTGACACAGGGCGTGAGCGGTAAGTTTTCTGTCTCCTAA
- a CDS encoding uncharacterized protein (EggNog:ENOG41~SECRETED:SignalP(1-17)), whose product MKFQLISLLALLPSALAQTDPNPILTALGTITSDTTSLNTTVANFDGDPLNLIKITIQSAQLLCDINKGTDTANKAANLTFDQTLAIATATLALATDVNQTITTIINTKPQFDKLLVVDPVILLNLKLEQDATRKFSAAVVAKVPEALQSVAKGLTQGIDDSFAEGIAVYEHFL is encoded by the coding sequence ATGAAGTTCCAACTCATctccctcctcgccctcctcccCTCCGCCCTCGCCCAAACCGACCCAAACCCCATTCTCACCGCCCTGGGCACAATCACCAGCGACACCACCAGCCTCAACACCACCGTCGCAAACTTCGACGGCGATCCCCTGAACCTCATCAAAATCACCATCCAGTCCGCCCAGCTGCTCTGCGACATCAACAAGGGCACCGACACGGCCAACAAGGCCGCCAACCTGACGTTTGACCAGACGCTCGCCATCGCCACGGCGACGCTGGCCCTCGCCACGGACGTCAACCAGACCATCACGACAATCATCAACACCAAGCCCCAGTTCGacaagctgctggtggtggacCCCGTCATCCTGCTCAACCTCAAGCTGGAGCAGGATGCCACGCGGAAGTTTAGCGCCGCGGTGGTGGCCAAGGTGCCGGAGGCGCTGCAGTCGGTTGCGAAGGGCTTGACGCAGGGCATTGACGATAGCTTTGCGGAGGGAATTGCCGTGTATGAGCACTTCTTGTAG
- a CDS encoding uncharacterized protein (EggNog:ENOG41), with amino-acid sequence MISVRRGLFTPMKLPNNDITFVGKSVAGLTIRTVELMPTDTNLGREKLDKHISQLLQYTGNMDVERGAVEAMLDSAICRRLSMISTDINNIKLTTPTKGLLNILSTVEGNAMPLTPTGGSGDIHRPATSDTTGGLQWLFYLTSDSQRYNFPTNRLDQVRYAVWDSPKYRYVLLRALEAKERDEKLLVCVNNPLTSQVINTLLVTCGIKTLHCTLRHSQSERKQAKAAFNNRLSPHTCLVTSMQAYGSEGRLCQSCHRGIIVELPTNHSALLNTIGRLWRIGQKHNVEWEILIARYTFDAFIEGSIMKEYSAVIAATANIDAAIIGEARMICAYEIVKQQLGQGYSRYPRMKAPWNEMDGDDMCYEGYFYSALAEFFFQNPSQAFLVGRYNIRQIAQAWKVGMKITTDMVKNPLPLGMGEGLTLKYL; translated from the exons ATGATATCTGTGCGACGAGGCTTGTTCACCCCTATGAAACTTCCGAATAATGATATTACATTCGTCGGAAAGAGCGTTGCTGGCCTGACCATCCGGACAGTTGAGCTCATGCCAACAGATACAAATTTGGGCAGAGAAAAGCTTGATAAACATATCTCCCAGCTTCTCCAATACACTGGAAATATGGATGTTGAAAGAGGTGCAGTCGAAGCCATGTTAGACAGCGCGATTTGTCGCCGATTATCTATGATTTCGACCGATATCAACAATATAAAATTGACTACTCCAACTAAAGGGCTATTGAATATTCTATCGACTGTTGAAGGAAATGCCATGCCACTCACACCTACGGGAGGATCAGGAGATATACACCGGCCAGCTACATCCGATACAACTGGTGGTTTACAGTGGCTTTTCTATCTCACTAGTGACTCACAGAGGTATAATTTCCCTACAAACCGGCTAGACCAAGTGCGTTATGCAGTTTGGGACAGTCCCAAGTACCGCTATGTACTATTGAGAGCTCTTGAGGCAAAAGAGCGAGATGAGAAGCTGTTGGTATGCGTAAACAACCCGTTGACATCTCA GGTTATTAACACGCTTCTGGTAACTTGTGGAATCAAGACCCTTCACTGCACTTTAAGGCACTCTCAATCggagagaaaacaagccAAAGCGGCTTTTAACAACAGACTATCACCGCATACATGCCTTGTCACATCCATGCAGGCCTACGGTTCAGAAGGAAGGCTTTGCCAATCTTGTCACAGAGGAATCATCGTAGAACTCCCGACAAATCATTCAGCACTTCTAAATACAATAGGTAGGCTTTGGAGAATCGGACAAAAGCACAATGTGGAGTGGGAGATTCTTATCGCCAGATATACCTTTGATGCGTTTATTGAAGGAAGTATCATGAAGGAGTATTCAGCTGTCATCGCCGCCACAGCAAACATTGATGCCGCAATTATTGGGGAAGCGCGAATGATCTGTGCATACGAGATtgtgaagcagcagctgggacaAGGATATTCGCGGTACCCTAGAATGAAAGCACCATGGAATGAGATGGATGGTGATGATATGTGTTATGAGGGATACTTTTACTCAGCGCTTGCTgaattcttcttccagaatCCGAGCCAGGCATTCTTGGTGGGCCGATACAACATTCGACAAATCGCTCAAGCTTGGAAGGTTGGAATGAAGATTACCACTGACATGGTAAAGAATCCGCTGCCCTTGGGAATGGGAGAAGGGTTGACCCTTAAGTATTTGTGA
- a CDS encoding uncharacterized protein (EggNog:ENOG41): protein MPRRRRSRSPAEVSMTQDSAKRQNTESKSKVKANVKPRPSSAEAAPGPSLTKEEWVAGLPLPASRIPSGFLPSSKFQPQAVTALSDDCKAEAVKEWILLEYKSRPRFARLLRLEMLQKNDKLLAAYLGFNTERFRSLWTTDLSWIKLALDTSRPDQFLVSSMQSQQKLVEDELNATMEDIDPALSLLAASYKLIRAYPSRFCQRSSPQIYEYTWGIHQEDWMRAYAVVTFTCAKHVLFASQYERNPNVALSDALEPYFSKEIQNSEFFGYVTDELLAQRKTMPGVHNMKAEMEPVEEMNVLELVDDTAEMRNLSQLATKDEIAHVLDTAEFFQSMSAAERDRIIQDTDSALSEIITKAVCTTLGAIVPGIDLNKGLNALRRSNNMQQSPVTESESKALQTLLKSQIRCVQYGAFKQTIPGDQYRQDPPQRIVKVEDFTSFHKVEEHTMSNSAVDFEKLS, encoded by the exons ATGCCGCGCAGGAGACGATCACGAAGCCCGGCGGAAGTCTCAATGACTCAAGACTCTGCCAAGAGACAAAATACCGAAAGCAAGAGCAAAGTCAAGGCCAATGTCAAACCACGACCAAGTAGCGCTGAAGCTGCACCCGGACCATCTCTCACAAAGGAAGAATGGGTCGCTGGATTACCGTTACCAGCGTCGCGGATCCCATCTGGATTCTTACCCAGTTCTAAATTCCAGCCACAGGCTGTTACGGCATTGTCTGATGACTGCAAAGCGGAAGCAGTAAAGGAGTGGATTTTGTTAGAATATAAATCACGACCACGGTTTGCACGCTTGCTGCGTTTGGAGATGCTCCAAAAAAATGACAAATTATTGGCTGCATACTTGGGATTCAACACG GAACGATTCAGAAGCCTATGGACAACAGATCTAAGCTGGATCAAACTGGCACTTGACACAAGTCGTCCAGATCAATTTCTAGTTTCATCAATGCAATCTCAACAGAAACTGGTCGAAGATGAGCTCAATGCCACCATGGAAGATATCGATCCAGCACTATCGCTTCTTGCTGCGTCATACAAATTGATCAGGGCATATCCTAGCCGCTTCTGCCAACGATCGTCTCCACAGATATATGAATATACCTGGGGCATTCATCAAGAAGATTGGATGCGAGCTTATGCTGTGGTTACCTTCACATGTGCAAAACACGTTTTATTTGCGAGTCAATACGAAAGAAATCCCAACGTGGCGTTATCTGATGCATTAGAACCATATTTCTCTAAAGAAATACAAAATTCTGAATTTTTTGGATATGTAACAGATGAGTTGTTGGCAcagaggaagacgatgccTGGTGTCCACAATATGAAGGCTGAGATGGAGCCAGTTGAAGAAATGAATGTCCTTGAGCTGGTAGACGACACAGCTGAAATGCGCAATTTATCGCAACTTGCAACAAAGGATGAGATTGCCCATGTCCTGGATACTGCAGAGTTCTTTCAGTCTATGTCTGCAGCTGAACGCGATCGCATAATCCAGGATACTGACAGCGCCTTGTCCGAGATCATCACGAAAGCAGTGTGCACAACACTCGGCGCCATTGTTCCTGGAATTGACCTGAACAAAGGCTTAAACGCCCTCAGACGCTCAAATAACATGCAACAATCTCCCGTTACCGAGAGTGAGAGCAAAGCGTTACAGACGCTGTTAAAGTCACAGATCCGCTGCGTACAATATGGCGCGTTCAAGCAGACAATTCCTGGTGATCAATATCGTCAAGACCCCCCTCAGCGAATTGTAAAAGTGGAAGATTTCACTAGCTTTCATAAAGTTGAGGAGCACACTATGTCCAATAGCGCTGTCGATTTCGAAAAACTGAGCTAG
- a CDS encoding uncharacterized protein (EggNog:ENOG41~MEROPS:MER0031617~SECRETED:SignalP(1-22)), with the protein MFSNLSKFTSIIALALLPLVSADTAPFDDWDHGRVQLSNVSIHFRYAGSGPPLLLVHGNPQHSYTWRRMGPILASHFTVIAPDNRGAGDSSIPANNDYSSEAMASDLKGLLDFLKLNQTLVFSHDKGVGAASALAVLFPDSVTSLGISEYGLPGYGYEGLSCPSPTWDLYTNWQLAFFSVPDAAEFFIRGREKEMLSWYFYHSSYSGNEAIPDDVLQRYANSISKPGFLRSMLGPFSSASTTADNSFFTKGFAGSTFKMPLLALGGEASLAPESVLKQLWGNLSHNATYDIVPKAGHWIADENPEWVAQRLVEFYGSAASTLKPANLTWLSNKVTLV; encoded by the exons ATGTTTTCAAATCTTTCCAAGTTTACTTCCATTATTGCACTCGCTTTGCTTCCACTTGTCTCAGCGGACACTGCTCCGTTCGATGACTGGGACCACGGTCGAGTTCAGTTAAGTAACGTGAGCATTCATTTCCGCTACGCGGGAAGTGGACCTCCTTTACTACTTGTTCACGGAAACCCGCAACACAGC TACACATGGCGTCGTATGGGTCCTATTCTCGCCTCTCATTTCACAGTTATTGCTCCTGATAACCGAGGCGCTGGAGATAGCTCTATCCCAGCAAACAACGACTATAGCTCTGAAGCAATGGCTTCAGACCTCAAGGGTCTTCTAGACTTTCTAAAACTCAACCAAACCTTAGTGTTCTCTCATGATAAAGGCGTAGGCGCAGCATCTGCCCTAGCAGTCCTTTTCCCAGACTCGGTTACGTCGCTTGGTATATCTGAATATGGCTTACCAGGATACGGATACGAGGGTTTATCTTGTCCCTCTCCCACATGGGATCTCTACACCAACTGGCAACTGGCATTTTTTAGCGTGCCGGATGCAGCAGAGTTCTTTATTCGCGGCCGAGAAAAGGAAATGCTGTCCTGGTATTTTTATCACAGCAGCTACAGTGGTAACGAGGCGATTCCGGACGACGTTCTCCAGCGTTATGCGAATAGTATTAGCAAACCAGGCTTTTTACGCAGCATGCTGGGTCCTTTTTCTAGCGCCTCAACAACAGCGGACAATAGTTTCTTCACCAAGGGATTTGCTGGCTCAACTTTCAAGATGCCTCTCCTTGCCCTGGGTGGTGAAGCAAGCCTTGCACCAGAGAGTGTATTGAAGCAACTGTGGGGCAATCTCAGCCATAACGCAACATATGACATAGTTCCAAAGGCCGGCCATTGGATCGCAGATGAGAATCCTGAATGGGTTGCGCAGCGCCTGGTGGAGTTCTATGGGAGTGCGGCATCTACCTTGAAACCGGCAAACCTCACATGGCTGAGCAACAAGGTAACTCTTGTTTAA